From the Nymphalis io chromosome 1, ilAglIoxx1.1, whole genome shotgun sequence genome, one window contains:
- the LOC126770159 gene encoding STE20/SPS1-related proline-alanine-rich protein kinase-like, with the protein MASSGHMWPNSQDDYELLEVIGVGATAVVHAAFCRPRGEKCAIKRINLEKWNTSMDELLKEIQAMSSCNHENVVTYYTSFVVKEELWLVLRLLEGGSLLDIIKHKMRISNCKHGVFDEATIATVLKEVLKGLEYFHQNGQIHRDIKAGNILLGDDGIVQIADFGVSAWLATGRDLSRQKVRHTFVGTPCWMAPEVMEQNHGYDFKADIWSFGITAIEMATGTAPYHKYPPMKVLMLTLQNDPPTLDTGAEDKDQYKAYGKTFRKMISECLQKDPTKRPSATELLKHSFFKKAKDRKYLVQTLVSIGPSMETRVHKASKRQPGTSGRLHRMETGEWVWESDEEDDDDDGEAGRDRPMNHLLRADSSDSDSDAEPRAGFSIGSVEPEDAPQINLVLRMRNARKELNDIRFEFAPGKDSADGIATELVGAGLVAAADAGAIATQLQRLVDAHLFPGGAPAPRSLTFRLESADPAEPADEKGLVGYAQISIVD; encoded by the coding sequence atggcgAGTTCAGGTCACATGTGGCCAAACAGTCAAGATGACTATGAACTATTGGAAGTAATCGGTGTTGGCGCAACGGCTGTAGTGCACGCCGCTTTCTGCCGTCCTCGAGGAGAGAAATGCGCTATAAAACGAATCAATCTAGAAAAATGGAACACCTCTATGGATGAACTCCTTAAGGAAATCCAAGCCATGTCTAGTTGTAACCATGAAAATGTCGTAACATACTACACTAGTTTCGTCGTTAAAGAAGAGCTGTGGCTCGTCTTGAGACTTTTAGAAGGTGGCAGTctattagatataattaaacataaaatgagGATCTCCAATTGTAAACACGGTGTCTTCGATGAGGCAACTATAGCTACTGTTCTGAAGGAGGTGCTGAAGGGCCTCGAATATTTTCACCAGAATGGACAAATTCACAGGGATATTAAAGCTGGTAACATTCTTCTCGGAGATGATGGTATCGTTCAGATTGCGGATTTTGGCGTTTCAGCCTGGCTGGCGACGGGAAGAGATCTGTCGAGGCAAAAAGTGCGACACACGTTCGTCGGTACCCCCTGCTGGATGGCACCCGAAGTCATGGAGCAGAACCATGGCTACGACTTCAAAGCAGACATTTGGTCCTTCGGCATCACAGCCATAGAGATGGCGACAGGTACTGCGCCCTACCACAAGTATCCCCCTATGAAAGTGCTGATGTTGACCCTTCAAAACGATCCGCCGACACTCGATACCGGTGCCGAAGATAAAGACCAATACAAGGCCTACGGCAAAACATTCAGAAAGATGATATCGGAGTGTCTTCAAAAGGATCCCACAAAAAGGCCCTCGGCGACAGAGCTGCTCAAACATTCGTTCTTCAAAAAAGCGAAAGACCGGAAGTATCTCGTGCAGACGCTCGTGTCGATCGGGCCCAGCATGGAGACGCGCGTGCACAAGGCGAGCAAGCGGCAACCCGGCACGTCCGGGCGCCTGCACCGCATGGAGACCGGCGAGTGGGTGTGGGAGAGCGACGAGgaggacgacgacgacgacggcGAGGCGGGCCGCGACCGACCAATGAACCACCTGCTGCGGGCCGACTCGTCCGACAGCGACAGCGACGCCGAGCCGCGCGCCGGCTTCAGCATCGGCTCCGTCGAGCCTGAGGACGCGCCGCAGATCAACCTCGTGTTGCGCATGCGCAACGCCCGCAAGGAGCTCAACGACATCCGGTTCGAGTTCGCGCCGGGCAAGGACTCGGCGGACGGCATCGCCACGGAGCTGGTGGGCGCGGGGCTGGTGGCGGCGGCGGACGCGGGCGCCATCGCGACGCAGCTGCAGCGCCTCGTGGACGCGCACCTGTTCCCGGGGGGGGCGCCCGCGCCGCGCTCGCTCACCTTCCGGCTGGAGTCGGCCGACCCCGCCGAGCCGGCCGACGAGAAGGGGCTCGTCGGCTACGCGCAGATATCGATCGTCGACTGA